One genomic segment of Cellulophaga sp. HaHaR_3_176 includes these proteins:
- the mnmE gene encoding tRNA uridine-5-carboxymethylaminomethyl(34) synthesis GTPase MnmE, translated as MISNESIVALATPSGAGAIAVIRISGENAITIASKHFVSKRGKKLEEQKSHTILLGHIVDGNRTLDEVLISIFKGPNSYTGENVVEISCHGSTYIQQEIIQLFLRNGCKTADAGEFTLRAFLNGKIDLSQAEAVADVIASDNAASHQIAIQQMRGGFSNEIKELRAELMNFASLIELELDFSEEDVEFANRDQFQDLINRITLVLKRLIDSFAVGNVIKNGIPVAIVGEPNVGKSTLLNSLLNEDRAIVSDIAGTTRDTIEDEIAIEGIGFRFIDTAGIRETQDVVEGIGIKKTFEKIKQAQVVLYLVDGSLLNENNALINLKIEIEKIKNQFPLKSILLLINKSDKISKDTSSLIQSELVSLSEKLKTIFLSAKTGEGVEDLKKELLGLINTGALRNNETIVTNSRHYNSLLKALEEIQKVQYGMDSGFSGDLLAIDIRQALYHFGEITGEISSDDLLGNIFANFCIGK; from the coding sequence TGCTGTAATACGAATTTCAGGGGAAAATGCTATTACCATTGCTAGCAAACATTTTGTATCTAAAAGAGGTAAAAAACTTGAAGAACAAAAGAGCCATACTATATTATTAGGTCATATCGTTGATGGTAACAGAACTTTAGACGAAGTTTTAATTTCTATTTTTAAAGGTCCAAACTCTTATACTGGCGAAAATGTTGTTGAAATATCGTGCCATGGATCTACATATATACAACAAGAAATAATACAATTATTTTTAAGAAACGGCTGTAAAACTGCTGATGCAGGAGAATTTACTTTACGCGCTTTTTTAAATGGTAAGATTGATTTGAGTCAGGCTGAAGCTGTAGCTGATGTTATTGCTTCTGATAATGCTGCTAGTCATCAAATTGCAATACAACAAATGCGTGGTGGTTTCAGTAATGAAATAAAAGAATTACGAGCAGAATTAATGAATTTTGCTTCTTTAATAGAATTGGAACTTGATTTTTCAGAAGAAGACGTAGAGTTTGCCAATAGAGATCAATTCCAAGATCTTATCAATAGAATTACCTTAGTTTTAAAACGATTGATTGATTCTTTTGCGGTTGGTAATGTTATCAAAAACGGAATTCCTGTAGCTATTGTTGGCGAACCAAATGTGGGAAAATCTACCTTATTAAACTCATTATTAAATGAAGATCGTGCAATAGTTTCAGACATTGCGGGTACAACTCGTGATACTATTGAAGATGAAATAGCTATAGAAGGTATCGGGTTTCGTTTTATTGATACCGCTGGTATTCGTGAAACACAAGATGTTGTTGAAGGTATCGGAATCAAAAAAACCTTTGAAAAAATTAAACAAGCACAAGTTGTTTTGTATTTGGTTGATGGTTCTCTTTTAAATGAGAATAATGCACTTATCAATTTAAAGATTGAAATAGAAAAAATAAAAAATCAGTTTCCTTTAAAATCAATTCTTTTATTAATTAATAAGTCTGATAAAATTTCAAAAGACACCTCTAGTCTTATCCAAAGTGAATTGGTATCCTTATCCGAAAAGTTAAAAACAATTTTCCTTTCTGCGAAAACAGGTGAAGGTGTTGAAGATTTAAAAAAAGAATTGTTAGGTTTAATAAATACAGGAGCGCTGAGAAACAACGAAACGATTGTGACTAACTCTAGACATTACAATTCACTTTTAAAAGCTTTAGAAGAGATTCAAAAGGTACAATACGGAATGGATTCTGGTTTTTCTGGAGATTTATTAGCTATTGATATTCGTCAAGCATTATACCATTTTGGTGAAATAACCGGTGAGATATCAAGTGATGACCTTCTAGGTAATATTTTTGCCAACTTCTGTATTGGAAAGTAA